The Pyrococcus kukulkanii genome contains a region encoding:
- the hypA gene encoding hydrogenase nickel incorporation protein HypA, which yields MHEWALADAIVRTVLDYAQKEGASKVLAVKVILGELQDVNADIVGFAMRELFKGTIAENAEIIFEEEEAVFKCRACGHEWRLKDVKDKLDDRIREDIHFIPEVVHAFISCPNCGSHDFEVVKGRGVYIGGIKIEKESE from the coding sequence ATGCACGAGTGGGCCTTGGCTGATGCTATCGTTAGGACGGTTCTCGATTATGCTCAAAAGGAGGGAGCCTCGAAAGTCCTTGCAGTTAAAGTTATCCTGGGGGAATTGCAGGATGTGAACGCTGATATCGTGGGATTTGCAATGAGGGAGCTTTTTAAGGGCACGATAGCAGAGAACGCGGAGATAATATTCGAAGAGGAGGAGGCAGTATTCAAGTGCCGTGCATGTGGACATGAGTGGAGGCTTAAGGATGTAAAGGACAAGCTGGATGACAGGATAAGAGAGGACATTCACTTCATTCCAGAGGTTGTTCACGCTTTTATCTCATGCCCCAACTGTGGAAGCCACGATTTTGAGGTGGTAAAGGGGAGGGGAGTTTACATAGGGGGAATAAAAATCGAAAAGGAGAGTGAGTGA
- a CDS encoding Mrp/NBP35 family ATP-binding protein produces the protein MIDPREIAISARLERVERVIPVVSGKGGVGKSLVSTVLALSLAEAGHKVGLLDLDFHGASDHIILGFEPKDFPEEDKGVVPPVVHGIKFMSIVYYTENRPTPLRGKEISDALIELLTITRWDELDYLIIDMPPGLGDQFLDVLRFLKRGEFLIVATPSKLALNVVEKLIQLLKEENREILGIIENMKLDEEKDVKELAEKYGVRYLAGIKFYPNLELKIGNVDELMKTEFAEEIRRVATSI, from the coding sequence ATGATTGATCCCAGAGAAATTGCGATTTCGGCAAGGCTTGAAAGAGTTGAGAGGGTAATTCCGGTTGTCAGCGGAAAGGGAGGAGTTGGTAAATCCCTAGTCTCCACGGTTCTAGCTCTGTCTTTAGCTGAAGCCGGTCATAAGGTTGGTCTTTTAGATCTTGACTTCCATGGAGCAAGCGATCACATAATCCTGGGTTTTGAGCCTAAAGACTTCCCTGAGGAAGATAAAGGAGTAGTTCCTCCAGTGGTTCACGGGATAAAGTTCATGAGTATCGTTTACTACACCGAGAATAGACCAACTCCTCTCAGGGGCAAGGAAATAAGCGATGCTCTCATAGAGCTCCTGACGATAACAAGGTGGGACGAGCTTGATTATCTCATAATAGACATGCCCCCAGGGCTTGGGGATCAATTCTTGGATGTCCTAAGGTTTCTCAAGCGTGGCGAGTTCTTGATAGTTGCTACTCCATCAAAACTGGCCTTAAATGTCGTTGAAAAGCTAATTCAGCTATTAAAAGAAGAAAACCGGGAGATACTTGGCATAATCGAGAACATGAAGCTCGATGAGGAGAAAGACGTTAAGGAGCTCGCAGAGAAGTACGGGGTTAGGTACCTTGCCGGCATTAAGTTCTACCCGAACCTTGAGTTAAAGATAGGGAACGTTGATGAGCTCATGAAAACGGAGTTTGCAGAAGAAATAAGGAGAGTTGCTACTTCAATCTGA
- a CDS encoding NUDIX domain-containing protein, giving the protein MDRYVLLIKAPKGYDITEFQEEVKRIADEHGVVAEIHRCIGVTVDLVIIYNNGIVLIRRKNEPYKGYLALPGGFVEYGERVEEAAIREAKEETGLDVKLLRIVGVYSDPNRDPRGHTITIAFLAVGSGELKAGDDARDVTVIPIQEIERVKEKLAFDHAKIIEDALRLK; this is encoded by the coding sequence ATGGATCGCTATGTCCTCTTAATAAAGGCTCCTAAAGGCTACGATATTACGGAATTTCAAGAGGAAGTCAAGAGAATTGCCGATGAGCACGGAGTAGTTGCTGAGATACACAGATGCATAGGAGTGACGGTTGACCTCGTTATAATATATAACAACGGGATCGTCCTGATAAGGAGAAAGAACGAACCCTACAAGGGCTATCTAGCCCTCCCTGGAGGCTTCGTTGAGTACGGTGAAAGGGTGGAGGAGGCGGCAATAAGGGAGGCAAAAGAAGAAACAGGACTCGATGTTAAGCTCCTAAGGATAGTTGGAGTTTACTCAGATCCAAACAGGGACCCAAGGGGGCACACAATCACGATAGCATTCCTTGCCGTTGGTAGTGGGGAACTTAAGGCTGGAGATGACGCAAGGGATGTAACCGTCATCCCAATTCAAGAAATAGAGAGGGTAAAGGAAAAACTTGCGTTCGACCATGCGAAGATAATAGAGGATGCCCTCAGATTGAAGTAG
- a CDS encoding PfkB family carbohydrate kinase, producing the protein MRFTVIGNFTIDIIGGKRRPGGGAYYSSLVLSKFADVRVLTKVGMDYPREWLKEVEEYVELIPIEGKSSVVYELIYRGEERVIRVISKGDPFKDHELQEAQGKVIINPVANEITPEQVSLFKKPSLDVQGFVRELKEYVSLREIDGWFLSNCKIVHASLEEYQKIINPGMPEILVITNGGNEGVLIANETIRFRPKKITVRDPTGAGDTFLALLAYGIERFSIEEGLKFALEETAKFLNLGLKEYLNRDDEASIG; encoded by the coding sequence ATGAGGTTCACAGTTATCGGGAACTTCACAATCGATATCATAGGAGGAAAGAGAAGACCAGGCGGAGGAGCGTATTACTCCTCCCTAGTTTTATCAAAGTTTGCCGATGTGAGGGTTCTCACAAAGGTAGGAATGGATTATCCAAGGGAATGGCTGAAGGAAGTGGAGGAGTACGTCGAGCTGATCCCCATAGAAGGGAAATCGAGCGTAGTTTACGAGCTCATTTACAGGGGAGAAGAAAGGGTCATTAGGGTAATATCTAAGGGGGACCCATTTAAAGATCATGAACTCCAAGAGGCTCAAGGGAAAGTCATCATAAATCCCGTGGCTAACGAGATTACTCCTGAGCAAGTTTCGCTATTTAAGAAGCCCTCCCTTGACGTTCAGGGATTTGTAAGGGAGCTAAAAGAGTATGTTAGCCTTAGAGAAATTGATGGCTGGTTCCTCTCTAACTGTAAGATAGTCCACGCTTCCCTTGAAGAGTATCAGAAAATAATAAACCCGGGAATGCCCGAGATACTTGTGATAACAAATGGAGGCAATGAGGGAGTTTTAATAGCCAACGAAACCATTAGGTTCAGGCCAAAAAAGATTACCGTTAGAGACCCAACGGGAGCTGGAGATACATTTTTGGCCTTGTTGGCTTATGGAATTGAAAGGTTCAGCATCGAAGAAGGCCTAAAGTTTGCACTTGAGGAGACGGCAAAGTTCTTGAACCTGGGGTTGAAGGAATACTTGAACCGCGATGATGAAGCCTCGATTGGCTGA
- a CDS encoding damage-control phosphatase: MKVHYECLTCIANQCKKIVEMATKDLEERRKAMFLAAKVIAREYHEDAIPAIAGSKVFLELYKFLGNDDPFREYKEKSTEIAKKVVSLLRNKLEIDIKTAIKLAIIGNIIDFSVGFSPEDLERQVEEMLKEDLYVDESDELIEKVREAEVILYLTDNVGEHYFDSILLEKIREISKAEIYIAGKEGPIINDVTVEDLRRDGFERFGKIISTGTRIVGIPFNEISEEFRKVLEKADVIIAKGQGNFETLSEIKDERVFFLLKAKCPAVARGLGVPQGALVCKRNI, from the coding sequence ATGAAAGTTCACTACGAATGCCTCACGTGCATAGCTAATCAGTGCAAAAAGATCGTTGAAATGGCTACTAAAGATCTGGAAGAGAGAAGAAAAGCCATGTTCTTGGCCGCAAAAGTAATAGCTAGGGAGTATCACGAAGATGCAATACCAGCAATAGCAGGGAGTAAGGTGTTTCTTGAGCTGTACAAATTCCTCGGAAATGACGATCCGTTCAGGGAATACAAGGAAAAGTCGACAGAAATAGCGAAGAAAGTTGTCTCGCTATTAAGGAACAAACTCGAGATAGACATAAAAACAGCCATAAAGCTCGCCATAATTGGTAATATAATTGACTTCTCCGTTGGATTCTCCCCCGAAGACCTTGAGAGGCAGGTTGAGGAAATGCTCAAGGAAGATCTGTACGTGGATGAAAGTGACGAGTTAATTGAAAAGGTCAGAGAAGCAGAGGTAATTCTATACCTCACGGACAACGTTGGAGAGCACTACTTCGACTCCATCCTTCTGGAGAAGATCAGGGAGATATCAAAAGCTGAAATATACATAGCAGGAAAGGAGGGCCCAATAATAAACGATGTCACCGTCGAAGACCTGAGGAGAGATGGCTTCGAGAGATTCGGCAAGATAATCTCAACAGGGACCAGGATTGTGGGAATTCCTTTCAATGAAATAAGCGAGGAATTTAGGAAGGTACTTGAGAAGGCGGACGTCATAATAGCGAAAGGTCAGGGAAACTTTGAAACCCTAAGCGAAATAAAAGATGAGAGGGTGTTCTTCCTCTTGAAGGCCAAATGTCCCGCGGTGGCTAGAGGCCTTGGAGTACCACAGGGGGCCCTTGTATGCAAGAGGAACATCTAG
- a CDS encoding AIR synthase family protein → MLVGKVPPEILKDIIFRGLEHGDKVIIGPGVGIDATAIDFGDYVLVASTDPITGAEERIGFYAVHVNANDVATFGAVPKWFLVTVLLPEGADAELVKEIMGEMKKVAQEMGVAIVGGHTEVTPGLKKPIVVGTMLGEVEKEKLVVPKPRPGDAIILTKGAGIEGTSIIAHEREEELRSVFGRDFVERAKAYIYEISVVREALIAREFATAMHDPTEGGVANGLHEMADVGNLGFRIFANKVIVREETKKICAFYDLDPLALISSGSLLISVPRDHARVLVERLLAKGINASIVGEFLAERKRVIIEDGVERPLRRPETDELWKIV, encoded by the coding sequence ATGCTGGTGGGGAAGGTTCCTCCTGAAATATTGAAGGACATCATATTCAGGGGCCTAGAGCATGGTGATAAGGTTATAATTGGTCCTGGGGTTGGGATAGATGCTACTGCCATAGATTTTGGTGACTACGTTCTTGTTGCATCTACGGATCCAATAACTGGGGCTGAAGAGCGGATTGGGTTCTATGCGGTTCACGTTAACGCGAACGATGTTGCAACCTTTGGTGCGGTACCCAAGTGGTTTTTGGTTACTGTTCTCCTGCCCGAGGGGGCTGATGCAGAGTTAGTTAAGGAGATCATGGGGGAGATGAAGAAGGTAGCCCAGGAAATGGGTGTGGCGATTGTTGGTGGGCATACGGAAGTTACTCCTGGGTTAAAGAAGCCCATAGTCGTTGGAACTATGCTTGGGGAGGTTGAAAAGGAGAAGTTGGTTGTTCCAAAGCCCAGGCCCGGTGATGCTATAATCCTCACAAAGGGAGCTGGGATTGAAGGAACTTCAATAATTGCTCACGAGAGGGAGGAAGAGCTTAGGTCAGTCTTTGGCAGGGATTTCGTTGAGAGAGCGAAGGCTTACATCTATGAAATAAGCGTAGTTAGGGAGGCTTTGATAGCTAGAGAATTTGCTACGGCAATGCATGATCCTACTGAGGGAGGAGTTGCAAACGGCTTACATGAAATGGCTGACGTGGGTAACTTGGGCTTCAGGATTTTCGCCAATAAGGTCATAGTTAGGGAGGAAACCAAGAAGATATGTGCCTTTTACGACCTTGACCCCTTAGCATTAATAAGCTCTGGCTCTCTCTTGATTTCGGTACCGAGGGATCATGCCAGGGTTCTAGTGGAGAGGTTGCTGGCTAAGGGGATAAATGCCAGCATAGTAGGTGAGTTCTTGGCCGAGAGGAAGAGAGTTATAATAGAGGACGGTGTCGAAAGGCCTCTCAGGCGTCCTGAGACTGATGAGCTTTGGAAGATCGTTTAG
- a CDS encoding AI-2E family transporter, which yields MVGLEREKVVWAALVAIILFLVWKTLKELITPIVFGIAATYIAYPFYVKLANKVGRRWSLLIVSAIVSLLSILFLIGVALWITDTLKNLYTYLDAFFSWLGTLKVPGALSSLFDAMATSFPEKLRGMLLQYTLSLPKLALQLIVFLAVFYATLANADFLAKEVYELLPSTNRDISERMLTKVRNTVDAILKTWLFFSITKGFFLSIGFYIFKLSNAAGSIAAGILCIILELLPFMGGWIMWLIGAMLLWHRSPGLAVLFAIYGFIMISPLPDYTIKPRLTKHRAKVSSVVALVGIFGGIMAFGAVGIILGPIAIGLLFALIEVWKEYEAKRSSKAHQSQDA from the coding sequence GTGGTAGGATTGGAGAGAGAAAAGGTAGTTTGGGCCGCTTTAGTTGCCATAATTCTTTTCCTTGTCTGGAAGACATTAAAGGAGTTGATAACCCCCATAGTATTTGGGATAGCCGCAACTTACATAGCCTACCCCTTCTACGTAAAGCTGGCTAATAAAGTTGGGAGAAGATGGAGCCTACTTATCGTTTCAGCAATAGTTTCACTCCTATCAATTTTATTCTTAATAGGGGTCGCACTATGGATAACCGACACACTCAAAAACCTCTACACGTACCTCGATGCTTTCTTCTCTTGGCTTGGAACGCTCAAAGTTCCTGGAGCCCTTTCATCTTTATTTGATGCTATGGCAACGAGCTTCCCCGAAAAGCTGAGGGGGATGCTCCTTCAGTACACCCTTTCCCTGCCAAAACTGGCACTTCAGCTGATAGTGTTCCTAGCCGTATTCTACGCAACCCTAGCAAATGCGGATTTCCTCGCCAAAGAAGTTTACGAGCTACTCCCATCCACGAACAGAGATATAAGCGAGAGAATGTTGACAAAGGTTAGGAACACCGTTGATGCGATCCTCAAAACATGGCTGTTCTTCAGCATAACCAAAGGCTTCTTTCTCTCCATCGGCTTCTATATTTTCAAACTCAGCAATGCGGCTGGCTCCATAGCGGCAGGTATTCTCTGCATAATCCTTGAATTGCTACCTTTCATGGGTGGATGGATAATGTGGCTGATAGGAGCGATGTTGCTCTGGCACAGATCCCCAGGATTAGCTGTTCTATTCGCGATTTACGGATTCATTATGATATCCCCACTACCGGACTACACCATAAAGCCAAGGCTAACCAAGCATAGGGCGAAAGTGAGCTCTGTAGTTGCTTTAGTAGGAATATTCGGAGGAATAATGGCCTTTGGGGCAGTCGGAATAATCCTGGGGCCTATAGCTATAGGACTCCTCTTTGCGTTGATAGAAGTTTGGAAGGAGTACGAAGCTAAACGATCTTCCAAAGCTCATCAGTCTCAGGACGCCTGA
- a CDS encoding PH1570 family protein: MQCEEKLEVFENGFKDEKFNVEVRVFGGDGRKILLALIYEMYSPEYGSDYVYPFECAKEFWGIYMDPSEIKGEEVNLKPIKFMRSQVRQKIESMAEELNVNVDIENAEVYKTKEGYLVVGKNFILDPKGRLFVFNKPSLAKQLLKYIWKW; this comes from the coding sequence ATGCAGTGTGAGGAGAAGCTTGAGGTCTTTGAGAACGGATTCAAAGACGAGAAGTTTAATGTCGAGGTAAGGGTGTTTGGAGGAGATGGAAGAAAGATACTGCTGGCCTTAATCTATGAGATGTACTCCCCGGAGTACGGATCAGACTATGTGTATCCCTTTGAATGTGCAAAAGAGTTCTGGGGAATCTACATGGATCCCTCAGAAATAAAAGGGGAAGAGGTCAACTTAAAGCCAATAAAATTTATGAGGAGTCAAGTGAGACAGAAAATAGAGAGCATGGCTGAAGAGCTGAACGTTAACGTTGATATAGAGAATGCAGAGGTGTACAAGACCAAAGAGGGCTATCTAGTTGTGGGCAAGAACTTCATCCTCGATCCAAAGGGGAGGCTTTTCGTATTTAACAAGCCCTCCTTAGCGAAGCAACTACTGAAGTACATCTGGAAGTGGTAG
- the sppA gene encoding signal peptide peptidase SppA gives MTNGVWKYLTFILLLILGFSAIANVLLYMQIGALKSYNQTLPQVQVGSLNQTTNETPLLKLKIEDMKNEIEYLKSLLSQEKGKGNVSIAIVPIFGPIDNQLALHVVKIIRGIRENSSIGGVLLWIESPGGMAGPVRIIYEELKKLSYLKPIVAYSGGYMDSGAYYIACAANKIVADPLAEVGSIGVIYVHFNAEKYYEMNGIKVEVFKTGPYKDTGADWRGLTPEERKMIRDQIEMYFNEFLNVVSEGRNMTLNETKKYADGRVWFAKDVKGTLVDETGDLDSAIRTLLKLMNVTSAKVIMFDSKPQEFEISESVTLYMPANYVYPYIKG, from the coding sequence ATGACAAATGGAGTCTGGAAATATCTTACGTTCATCCTACTGCTAATACTCGGGTTCTCGGCAATAGCAAATGTTCTGCTTTATATGCAAATTGGAGCCCTTAAATCGTACAATCAAACACTTCCCCAGGTTCAAGTTGGTAGCTTAAATCAAACGACAAACGAAACCCCTCTCCTGAAGTTGAAAATAGAGGATATGAAGAACGAGATTGAGTATTTGAAATCCCTGTTATCCCAGGAAAAGGGAAAAGGCAATGTCAGCATTGCAATAGTTCCTATTTTCGGGCCGATAGATAATCAGCTCGCCCTGCACGTTGTAAAGATCATTAGGGGGATACGTGAAAACTCCTCAATTGGGGGAGTTCTCCTCTGGATAGAGAGCCCAGGAGGAATGGCGGGACCCGTTAGGATAATATATGAAGAGCTGAAGAAGTTAAGTTACCTTAAGCCCATAGTTGCATACTCCGGGGGATACATGGATTCGGGAGCGTACTACATTGCGTGTGCTGCCAATAAGATAGTTGCAGATCCGCTAGCGGAGGTTGGTAGCATAGGCGTAATATATGTCCACTTCAACGCCGAGAAATACTACGAGATGAACGGAATAAAGGTTGAAGTATTTAAGACGGGACCATATAAGGATACGGGGGCCGATTGGAGGGGTCTAACACCAGAAGAAAGGAAAATGATTAGAGACCAGATAGAAATGTACTTCAATGAATTCCTGAACGTCGTCAGCGAAGGAAGGAATATGACATTAAACGAAACTAAGAAATACGCAGATGGAAGGGTTTGGTTTGCGAAAGACGTGAAAGGAACACTAGTGGATGAAACTGGAGATCTTGACTCAGCGATAAGGACACTGCTCAAGCTAATGAACGTAACATCCGCGAAGGTTATAATGTTCGATTCAAAACCTCAAGAATTTGAGATATCTGAAAGTGTAACCCTATACATGCCAGCGAATTATGTTTACCCCTACATAAAGGGGTGA
- the eif1A gene encoding translation initiation factor eIF-1A has protein sequence MPKKERKVEGEEVIRVPLPEGNQLFGVVEQALGAGWMDVRCEDGKVRRCRIPGRLRRRVWIKVGDLVIVQPWPVQSDKRGDIVYRYTQTQVDWLLRKGKISQEFLTGGSLLLE, from the coding sequence ATGCCTAAGAAGGAGAGGAAGGTTGAGGGTGAAGAAGTTATAAGGGTTCCGCTTCCAGAGGGAAACCAGCTGTTCGGTGTCGTTGAGCAGGCATTAGGTGCAGGGTGGATGGATGTTAGATGTGAGGATGGAAAAGTTAGAAGATGCAGAATTCCAGGAAGGCTTAGGAGGAGGGTCTGGATCAAGGTCGGTGACCTCGTAATAGTTCAGCCGTGGCCAGTCCAGAGTGATAAGAGAGGAGACATAGTCTATAGGTACACACAGACCCAAGTGGATTGGTTGCTTAGGAAGGGCAAGATAAGTCAGGAATTCCTGACTGGTGGCTCCCTGCTATTAGAGTGA
- a CDS encoding serine protein kinase RIO — MERLDREIAEVLGLTEKREKDSELFKVFSEVFDRTTVETISYFYRRGKIERLYGVLSTGKEANVFAGYDAKGNRIAVKIYRTYTTEFRRIWEYLAADPRVGYLPKDIRKLVFVWTRREFKNLQRAMKYAVRAPEPIAFRNNILIMEYIGDEMPAPRLKDVEKDLELKDFEELYDFAIGAIEKLWKRGDMVHGDLSEYNILIWNEPVIIDWSQATVKRNRMSLTLLYRDIRNIINYFGKKGVSVEDPEEKFRELAGDELWERNLRSL, encoded by the coding sequence ATGGAGAGGCTTGACAGGGAAATTGCAGAGGTGCTTGGCCTTACAGAAAAGAGAGAGAAGGACAGCGAACTCTTTAAAGTTTTCAGCGAAGTCTTTGACAGAACCACCGTTGAAACGATAAGCTACTTTTACAGGAGAGGAAAGATAGAGAGGTTGTATGGCGTCTTAAGCACGGGCAAAGAGGCTAACGTGTTTGCAGGCTATGATGCTAAGGGAAATAGGATTGCCGTGAAGATATACAGGACATACACCACAGAATTCAGGAGGATATGGGAGTATCTCGCGGCTGATCCCAGGGTTGGGTACCTTCCCAAAGATATCAGGAAGCTTGTGTTTGTGTGGACGAGAAGAGAGTTCAAGAACCTGCAGAGGGCAATGAAGTACGCCGTTAGGGCCCCAGAACCAATAGCGTTTCGTAACAACATTTTAATTATGGAATACATCGGGGATGAAATGCCTGCTCCGAGATTAAAGGATGTTGAAAAAGATTTAGAGCTTAAAGACTTCGAGGAGCTTTATGATTTTGCAATAGGAGCCATAGAAAAGTTGTGGAAGAGGGGAGATATGGTTCATGGGGATCTAAGCGAGTACAACATACTCATTTGGAATGAACCCGTGATAATAGACTGGTCTCAGGCTACCGTTAAGAGGAATAGGATGAGCTTAACTCTCCTTTACAGGGATATCAGGAATATAATCAATTACTTTGGTAAAAAGGGTGTAAGTGTTGAAGATCCTGAGGAAAAGTTCCGCGAGTTGGCGGGTGATGAGTTATGGGAGAGGAATTTGAGGAGCTTATGA
- a CDS encoding KH domain-containing protein, translating to MGEEFEELMKKYEKVTKDGEIVREEGDDEEWEEFFRQEEYVKIPKERIAVLIGKKGSTKREIERRTKTKIEVDSETGEVWITSTKETDDPLAVWKARDIVLAIGRGFSPERAFRLLNEGEYLEIINLTDIIIGNEKNALPRVRGRIIGRKGRTRQIIEEMSGASVSVYGKTVAIIGNPIQIEIAKTAIEKLARGSPHGTVYRYLERRKKDLELEGSRYYENL from the coding sequence ATGGGAGAGGAATTTGAGGAGCTTATGAAGAAGTATGAGAAGGTAACTAAGGACGGCGAGATAGTTAGGGAGGAAGGAGATGATGAAGAGTGGGAAGAGTTCTTCAGGCAGGAGGAGTACGTTAAGATACCCAAGGAGAGAATTGCCGTTCTCATAGGAAAGAAGGGTAGCACCAAAAGGGAGATTGAGAGGAGAACTAAGACAAAGATCGAGGTAGATAGCGAGACAGGAGAAGTTTGGATAACCTCAACAAAAGAGACTGACGATCCTCTCGCCGTTTGGAAGGCGAGAGATATAGTTCTGGCTATAGGGAGGGGCTTCTCTCCAGAGAGGGCCTTCAGGCTACTTAACGAGGGGGAATACCTTGAGATAATAAACCTCACTGACATAATTATCGGCAACGAGAAAAATGCCCTCCCCAGGGTTAGGGGCAGGATAATTGGTAGGAAAGGCAGGACGAGGCAGATAATTGAGGAGATGAGCGGAGCAAGCGTAAGCGTTTACGGGAAAACTGTAGCCATAATTGGCAACCCAATTCAGATAGAGATTGCAAAAACTGCAATAGAGAAGCTCGCCAGGGGTTCACCCCACGGAACCGTCTACAGATACCTAGAGAGAAGGAAGAAGGATCTCGAACTTGAGGGCTCGAGGTATTATGAAAACCTGTGA
- the top6B gene encoding DNA topoisomerase VI subunit B: MAEARDLFKEFKVQSVSEFFRRNAAMLGYTGKVRSLTTIIHEAVTNSLDACEEAGILPYIRVEIEELGKEHYKVIVEDNGPGIPEDYIPHVFGKMLAGTKAHRNIQSRGQQGIGISGAVMFAQITSGKATRVITSTGRDIVEAWVKIDVQKNEGKIVKKIKHPNPKGWRGTRIELEVKDVKYVRSKQGVYWYLKLTAIANPHAHIELIEPDGKLIVFPRSSEEIPEPPVEMKPHPKGVMTDDVYTMAHRSKRSSVRRFLVSEFSRISDKKIDELIKYIAALRLIKSEERKEIREQLYERLARGEVDAVLKSFGRKWKKVVEQVTKIMEKPPEKLTWHEAEEIVEAFKLMKFLAPPTHGLRPIGEENIEKGLKAILRPEFVTAITRPPKVYAGGIPFQVEVGLAYGGHITSSEVLRYANRVPLLFDAGSCVITSAVRSIDWKRYRIDSFDTAPLVVLVNVISVHVPYTSTGKQSIADIDEIYNEIRLALMDAARKLAFYLGGKFRRLYQVKRRKTLEKYLPEIARALHILTGEPEEKIKEYFLNLIESKIEVEEVSEVEAEATEA; the protein is encoded by the coding sequence ATGGCCGAAGCAAGGGATCTATTTAAGGAGTTTAAGGTTCAAAGTGTAAGCGAGTTCTTCAGAAGGAACGCAGCAATGCTTGGCTATACAGGCAAGGTTAGATCGCTGACAACAATAATCCACGAGGCGGTAACGAATTCTTTGGATGCATGTGAAGAAGCTGGAATACTTCCCTACATTAGAGTTGAAATTGAGGAGCTTGGGAAGGAGCACTACAAGGTGATAGTTGAGGACAATGGGCCTGGGATCCCGGAAGATTACATTCCCCACGTCTTCGGTAAGATGCTCGCTGGAACTAAGGCTCACAGGAACATTCAGAGTAGGGGACAACAGGGTATAGGTATCTCGGGAGCGGTAATGTTCGCTCAGATAACGAGCGGTAAAGCTACTCGCGTTATCACATCTACCGGCAGAGACATAGTTGAGGCCTGGGTTAAGATAGATGTCCAGAAAAATGAGGGTAAAATAGTGAAGAAGATCAAGCATCCAAACCCCAAGGGCTGGAGGGGAACGAGGATAGAGCTCGAGGTTAAGGACGTAAAGTACGTCCGCTCGAAGCAGGGCGTTTACTGGTATTTAAAGCTTACAGCAATAGCAAACCCTCACGCTCACATAGAGCTAATTGAGCCGGATGGAAAGCTAATTGTATTCCCAAGATCGAGCGAGGAAATTCCCGAGCCACCCGTGGAGATGAAGCCCCATCCAAAGGGAGTAATGACGGACGACGTTTATACAATGGCTCACAGGAGTAAGAGGAGTAGCGTTAGAAGGTTTTTAGTTTCAGAGTTCTCGAGGATCAGCGATAAGAAAATTGACGAGCTTATAAAATACATAGCCGCCCTTAGGCTGATAAAATCTGAGGAAAGGAAAGAAATTAGGGAGCAACTATACGAAAGGCTGGCCAGGGGAGAGGTTGATGCAGTTCTCAAGTCCTTTGGCAGGAAGTGGAAGAAGGTCGTGGAACAGGTAACCAAGATCATGGAGAAGCCCCCGGAGAAGCTAACTTGGCACGAGGCTGAAGAGATAGTCGAGGCATTTAAGCTGATGAAGTTCCTGGCACCACCAACTCACGGCCTAAGGCCCATCGGGGAGGAAAACATCGAGAAGGGTCTCAAAGCGATTCTGAGGCCCGAGTTTGTAACGGCAATAACTAGACCTCCAAAGGTGTACGCTGGAGGTATCCCCTTCCAGGTCGAAGTTGGGCTGGCCTATGGAGGACACATAACAAGTTCCGAGGTTTTGAGATACGCTAACAGGGTTCCACTTCTCTTCGATGCAGGTTCATGTGTAATAACATCAGCAGTGAGGAGCATAGACTGGAAGAGGTACAGGATAGATTCATTTGACACTGCCCCACTCGTCGTTTTGGTCAACGTTATCAGCGTTCACGTTCCCTACACGAGCACTGGTAAGCAGAGCATTGCCGACATCGATGAGATATACAATGAGATAAGGCTTGCCTTGATGGACGCTGCAAGGAAGTTAGCCTTTTATCTTGGCGGTAAGTTCAGGAGGTTATACCAGGTTAAGAGGAGGAAGACTCTCGAGAAGTATCTCCCCGAGATTGCCAGAGCTCTGCACATACTAACTGGAGAGCCTGAAGAGAAAATCAAGGAGTACTTCTTGAACCTTATAGAGAGTAAAATCGAAGTTGAGGAGGTGAGTGAGGTTGAAGCTGAAGCGACAGAAGCCTAG